A region from the Triticum urartu cultivar G1812 chromosome 1, Tu2.1, whole genome shotgun sequence genome encodes:
- the LOC125532550 gene encoding uncharacterized protein LOC125532550 gives MGLGIICKFHLFYCSEWVGYALAASLLLAVGAMVRAKQRKIGEICSEVIIDKSSDKMTMESIVEAQHIMKKVHEYVKTTNVVILRLWSIILARSPKEIHLCGGGGEGAARQP, from the exons ATGGGACTTGGAATAATATGCAAGTTTCATCTTTTCTATTGCAGCGAGTGGGTCGGTTATGCACTGGCAGCATCCTTGCTACTAGCGGTGGGCGCGATGGTCCGGGCCAAGCAGAGAAAGATAGGTGAGATATGCTCAGAGGTGATCATCGACAAGTCCTCGGACAAGATGACGATGGAGAGTATAGTGGAGGCACAGCACATCATGAAGAAGGTGCACGAGTACGTCAAGACGACGAACGTCGTGATCCTCAGGCTATGGTCCATTATTCTAGCCCGGTCACCAAAG GAAATTCACctgtgcggcggcggcggggaaggagCAGCACGGCAGCCCTGA